A segment of the Cellvibrio sp. KY-YJ-3 genome:
ACGACCTGCCGCACCGGCGATTGCAATTCGTGTCATTGCGTTACTCTCAGTAAAAAGTGATTTCAAAAATTATTCGTCGTCAGCGGCGTTAAATAAATGCCCGAGCTTACCCTGTTTGGTTTCCAGGTATTTAGCGTTATGGGGATTGCGCCCGGTTTGATGGGGCAAACGCTCTACAATATTCACACCCATTTCCTGCAGGGCTTTTACCTTGCGCGGATTATTGGTGAGCAATTTGATTGATTTAATCTGCAGGTGTTCAATCATCGGTTTGAGAATAGAGTAGTCGCGCATGTCAGCACCAAAACCTAATTGCTCATTGGCTTCAACTGTGTCCGCGCCCTGATCCTGCAAATGGTAGGCACGGATTTTATTGAGCAAACCAATACCGCGCCCCTCCTGACGCAGATAAAAAATCACCCCGCGCCCTGCTAGAGCAATTTTGTGCATGGCCGCCTGTAATTGCGGGCCGCAGTCGCAGCGCATGCTAAACAGTGCATCGCCGGTTAAACATTCGGAATGAACGCGCGCCAGAACCGGTTCGTCGCTGCTGACATCCCCCATGGTGAGCACCACATGCTCTTTATCATTTTCGGCATCACAAAAACCGTGCATCACAAAAATGCCCCAGGGGGTTGGCAACTTGGATGATTCCACAAAACGAACAGTCACAGAAACCTCACAGAATAGGCGATGAGTTGCAGCACAAGCAGTGCGTAAATTCCGGCCAATACATCATCGATCATAATGCCGAAACCACCGTGAACTTTTTTATCCAGCCAACTAATTGGCCAGGGTTTGATAATGTCAAAAAAACGAAACAGTACAAATCCAATGACTATCCAGATCCAACCGGCGGGCGCCATAAACATGGTGATCCAGAAACCGACAAATTCATCCCACACTATACCGCCGTGATCGTGTACGCCGAGCGCTTTGGATGAACGATCACACCACAGAACCCCTAATGCAAAAGTCACCAACAGCCAACTCAAATAAATCGGCCAGGATAAATCTTGCAGCAATATAAAAAATGGAATCGCTGCCAAAGTGCCAAATGTGCCGGGGGCCTTGGGTGCCAAGCCACTGCCAAAACCGAAAGCAAATAAATGATTCGGGTTTTCCAGCAATTGTTTGAAGCTGGGTGTATGAAGCGCTGCTTTCGCCATAAAAAATCTAATTAAAAGTGTTGGTATCCGGTGCGAACCATCGTGTAGGGCTCGCCATTTAATTCACACACAACCTTGCCGCCTGCAATCATTTCACCAATGACTGTCGCGTGTAATTTGCCCTGCGCGATTAACATAGCAAGTTCAGGCATATTTTCAGGGGCGATACTAAAACACAGCTCGTAGTCATCACCACCGCTAAGCGCCCATTGGCGTGCTTGTGTCACATCATCCAAGGATTGCAGCGCGGGTGACAGTGGTAAATCCTCCACATAAATCACCGCACCCAAATCGCTGGCATCACAAATATGCTGCAAGTCAGCCACCAAGCCATCGGAAATATCCAGGGCGCTGCTGGCGATTGCACGAATCAATGTCGATTCCGATAAGCGCGGTGTCGGGCGATAAAAACGCTGCTGCAAATACGCTGCGTGCTCAACGTTAAATTTATGGGTGTTTTGGATTGCAGCCAAGGCGGCGGCGCCGTCACCCACAAAGTTGGTCACTACAATAAAATCGCCGATATTGGCACCATCGCGCCGCAAGGTCTGTTGCGGTTGGGTCGCGCCCATCACTTGAATCGTAATCGACAGCGGGCCAGAGGTTGTATCGCCACCAACCAAGGCAATGCCAAATTCGCGCGCGCACGCGAATAAGCCACGACTAAAACGACGCAACCAGTCTTCGTTTGCTGCAGGTAGTGTCAGTGCGAGGGTAAACCACAGCGGGTCAGCGCCCATGGCGGCGAGGTCACTTAAATTGGTTCTTAAGGCGCGCTCGGCGATTAACCCTGGATCTGCATCCGCCGGGAAATGTACATCAGCGACCAGTGTATCCACTGATACCGCCAATTGTTTTCCCGAGGGAATTTGCAGCAGTGCGCAATCATCGCCAATCCCCAGCAATACCCCTTCGGCAGGCTGTTCAGCTTGCTCGCGCTGGAAAAACTGCTGGATTAACTGAAATTCACTGGGCACTGTTTTACGCCGGAAATGAATAAGACGGGGAGAAAAAGGTGAGCACTGCCCACCTTGGAAATGAATACAAACTAGCGGCTGTTGCGCTCAGCGTTAACTTCTAACGCCCGCACCACCGCAGCGGTTTTATCCAACACACCATTAATAAATTTGTGACTGTCTTCCGCGCCGAATTTTTTAGCCAGGGCTACTGCCTCATTAATCACGACTTTGTAGGGCACATCGATGCGGAATTTAAATTCGTAGGTTGCCATACGCAGCAGTGCGCGGGTAATTGCATCCAGCTCCGCCAGTGAACGGTCAACCAAAAAGGGCGTAAACAGCGCTTCAAGCTCACTGAGATGTTCAGGCACGGCGTGCAAAATTTCGTGGAAATACTCCACATCCACTTTGCTCATATCGTTGTCGGTGCGAAATTCCGCTTCAATGGCATTGATGCTGGAACCTGCCATCTGCCATTGGTAAAGCGCCTGCATAGCGTAGTGGCGCGCCATACGGCGAGTAGCAGCGGTGTGGCCTTTTTGCTGGCCGGAAGAAGTGCTCATGAACAATTACCTGATAAAGAACTTGAATGCAGAATTTGAATAACCGGTGCGATGGTTAACAATTAACTCTTGCCGAGCTTAAATTTTTCCAAACAGGGAAACCATTTCCAACGCAGTGGATGCCGCCTCTACACCTTTGTTACCTGCTTTAGTGCCAGAGCGTTCAATGGCCTGCTCGATGGAGTCTACCGTCAACACACCAAAGGTCACCGGTACGCCGTATTGCAGTGACACCTGCGCCAACCCTTTGGTGCATTCACCGGCAACATAATCAAAGTGCGGAGTACCGCCGCGAATTACCGCACCCAAGGCGATGATTGCGTCGAACTCATTTTTGGCGGCGATTTTCTGTGCCGTCAGCGGGAATTCAAATGCGCCCGGAGCGTAATAAATAGTGACGTTTTCATCTTTGATGCCGTGACGACGCAGGGTATCGAGCGCGCCATCTTTCAAACTTTCCACGACAAAACTATTCCAACGGCTAACGATTAATGCATATTTGCCAGCAGATGCAGAAAAATCACCTTCAACAACTTTGATATTGCTCATACTCTTTTCTCTTTAAATTTTCCAATTTTTAAATTCGTTTACCTCCTCCCAACTTCCCCCCTTTTTAAAGGGAGGACTGGGAAGAGGTTACTCGTCTTCAGGGCAAACCTTTCAGTCACCCTCCGGGCAAACATAGTCAACCACTTCCAAATCAAAACCGGAGAGCGCGGAGTAACGCATTGGTGCAGACATCACACGCATTTTACGCACACCCAAGTCGCGCAGGATTTGCGAGCCGGTGCCCACTTGTTTGTAGAGGACTTCCGAGCTGCGGCGCATTTGTTTGCCAGAGATCAGCCAATCGATGCTGTCCTCTACTTCTTTGGTGGATTCATCGTGGCAGATTAACAGCACGACCCCCTTGCCCTCTTCACTGACTTTTTGCAGTGCATCCTGATAGGTCCAGCTTTTACCGCCAGCAACCGAAGTGCGTTTGAGGCTGAGCACATCGCGCGCTATATCCATCACATGCACCCGCACCAAGGTTGGCTCAGCGTCTATCTCGCCTTTGGTCATCACAAAGTGCAAATCGCCGCGCGCGGTATCGCGGTAGGTGTGCAAATCAAACTCGCCGTAAAGGGTATCCACTTTGCGGCTGTTGATGCACTCCACGGTTTTTTCTTTGGTGGCGCGGTAGTGAATCAGGTCGGCAATGGTACCGATTTTCAGGTGATGTTGCTCAGCAAATTGCTCAAGATCCGCCCGACGCGCCATAGTGCCATCGGGGTTCATCACCTCCACTATGACCGCTGCTGGCTCAAAGCCGGCCAGGCGCGCCAGGTCGCAACCGGCCTCGGTATGACCGGCACGGCTCATTAC
Coding sequences within it:
- the ribA gene encoding GTP cyclohydrolase II, whose protein sequence is MTVRFVESSKLPTPWGIFVMHGFCDAENDKEHVVLTMGDVSSDEPVLARVHSECLTGDALFSMRCDCGPQLQAAMHKIALAGRGVIFYLRQEGRGIGLLNKIRAYHLQDQGADTVEANEQLGFGADMRDYSILKPMIEHLQIKSIKLLTNNPRKVKALQEMGVNIVERLPHQTGRNPHNAKYLETKQGKLGHLFNAADDE
- a CDS encoding phosphatidylglycerophosphatase A, translated to MAKAALHTPSFKQLLENPNHLFAFGFGSGLAPKAPGTFGTLAAIPFFILLQDLSWPIYLSWLLVTFALGVLWCDRSSKALGVHDHGGIVWDEFVGFWITMFMAPAGWIWIVIGFVLFRFFDIIKPWPISWLDKKVHGGFGIMIDDVLAGIYALLVLQLIAYSVRFL
- the thiL gene encoding thiamine-phosphate kinase, with the protein product MPSEFQLIQQFFQREQAEQPAEGVLLGIGDDCALLQIPSGKQLAVSVDTLVADVHFPADADPGLIAERALRTNLSDLAAMGADPLWFTLALTLPAANEDWLRRFSRGLFACAREFGIALVGGDTTSGPLSITIQVMGATQPQQTLRRDGANIGDFIVVTNFVGDGAAALAAIQNTHKFNVEHAAYLQQRFYRPTPRLSESTLIRAIASSALDISDGLVADLQHICDASDLGAVIYVEDLPLSPALQSLDDVTQARQWALSGGDDYELCFSIAPENMPELAMLIAQGKLHATVIGEMIAGGKVVCELNGEPYTMVRTGYQHF
- the nusB gene encoding transcription antitermination factor NusB yields the protein MSTSSGQQKGHTAATRRMARHYAMQALYQWQMAGSSINAIEAEFRTDNDMSKVDVEYFHEILHAVPEHLSELEALFTPFLVDRSLAELDAITRALLRMATYEFKFRIDVPYKVVINEAVALAKKFGAEDSHKFINGVLDKTAAVVRALEVNAERNSR
- the ribE gene encoding 6,7-dimethyl-8-ribityllumazine synthase produces the protein MSNIKVVEGDFSASAGKYALIVSRWNSFVVESLKDGALDTLRRHGIKDENVTIYYAPGAFEFPLTAQKIAAKNEFDAIIALGAVIRGGTPHFDYVAGECTKGLAQVSLQYGVPVTFGVLTVDSIEQAIERSGTKAGNKGVEAASTALEMVSLFGKI
- the ribBA gene encoding bifunctional 3,4-dihydroxy-2-butanone-4-phosphate synthase/GTP cyclohydrolase II, yielding MQLNTIEELIEDLRHGKMVILMDDEDRENEGDLIMVAEQVRPEDINFMATHARGLICLTLTAERCKQLDLPLMVSDNKSQHTTNFTVSIEAAEGVSTGISAADRALTIRAAVKANAKATDIVQPGHIFPLMSQPGGVMSRAGHTEAGCDLARLAGFEPAAVIVEVMNPDGTMARRADLEQFAEQHHLKIGTIADLIHYRATKEKTVECINSRKVDTLYGEFDLHTYRDTARGDLHFVMTKGEIDAEPTLVRVHVMDIARDVLSLKRTSVAGGKSWTYQDALQKVSEEGKGVVLLICHDESTKEVEDSIDWLISGKQMRRSSEVLYKQVGTGSQILRDLGVRKMRVMSAPMRYSALSGFDLEVVDYVCPEGD